Proteins encoded together in one Lathyrus oleraceus cultivar Zhongwan6 chromosome 5, CAAS_Psat_ZW6_1.0, whole genome shotgun sequence window:
- the LOC127085386 gene encoding uncharacterized protein LOC127085386, giving the protein MLSQMKKKSSTDNNIPKTPNNTSNDDSTEHSPHIQLCNNPCCFFCIMKQQNPSLRKSKISTCFKEMPQRDNQEHVLVLSGLWNIAMKQPNDPEFPSLGLFNCMAKLILKGTKNKNWLLQNQNIYIPYYAAHIIGSYTMHREDFAQIAIQSGVLPPLLELLKGKISWVEQRVAVRAFGHLASYKSTFELVSEYESELVKSTMNLASSCLEKIYVEFVSDNKKRVEYHRNLLTRGLGDLEMENRKAEEWASQLQCWCIHLLNCFASKDSKSLDLICKNVFLNDLCDMWGGLVNNTSPGGFGLIRILCYNKLGRTKIAESPKVLKSLCNLSRSCDDWQYLGIYCLLLLLKDQNTRHKVIDVDSVDVVSCLVDLVELRRLGDKSNVGETITKVLVQLFEHNKFATNLISLDSKIERKNKERVMSELELKEKMVRAKLIKKEGNKMFSLGKVEEALLKYCEALEVCPLRYRNERMVIYSNKAQCYLFLKDPDSAISDSTRALCLCNPANTHGKSLWRRSQAYDMKGMAKESVMDCIMFMNAFVKSNEYKSVKVPYHVARMFCKQMDDTWLFRNARSKIKSKVIEKIDVSMVENNCEMEGGYESENESNYGDQTYDDKKNFMAGLCTIMEEPFDGKEGRRRKMERARRRLKKSVVVTRLA; this is encoded by the exons ATGCTTTCACAAATGAAGAAAAAATCATCAACCGACAACAACATTCCGAAAACTCCTAACAACACCAGTAATGATGATTCAACCGAACATTCTCCGCATATTCAACTTTGTAACAACCCATGTTGTTTTTTCTGCATAATGAAACAACAAAATCCATCTCtcagaaaatcaaaaatatcAACCTGCTTCAAAGAAATGCCTCAAAGAGACAATCAAGAACATGTCTTAGTCCTCAGTGGACTATGGAACATAGCCATGAAACAACCCAACGATCCAGAGTTTCCTTCTCTAGGCCTATTCAACTGCATGGCGAAACTCATCCTCAAAGGTACCAAAAACAAAAACTGGCTTCTTCAAAATCAAAATATTTACATACCTTATTATGCTGCTCATATTATTGGCTCTTACACCATGCACAGAGAAGATTTTGCACAGATAGCTATTCAATCTGGTGTTCTACCACCGTTGTTAGAGCTTCTGAAAGGTAAAATAAGTTGGGTCGAACAAAGAGTTGCTGTTAGAGCATTTGGTCATTTAGCTAGTTACAAAAGCACTTTTGAATTAGTCTCTGAGTATGAATCTGAGTTGGTGAAATCGACAATGAATTTGGCTTCATCTTGCTTAGAAAAAATCTATGTTGAATTTGTATCTGATAATAAGAAAAGAGTTGAGTATCATAGAAACTTGCTTACAAGAGGTTTAGGTGATTTGGAAATGGAGAATCGAAAAGCTGAAGAATGGGCTAGTCAACTTCAATGTTGGTGTATTCATCTTCTGAATTGCTTTGCTTCCAAAGATTCTAAGTCTTTGGATTTAATATGCAAAAATGTTTTCTTGAATGATCTGTGTGATATGTGGGGTGGATTGGTAAATAACACCTCACCGGGTGGGTTTGGACTCATTAGAATCCTTTGTTATAATAAGTTAGGAAGAACAAAAATTGCTGAGTCACCAAAAGTTTTGAAAAGTTTATGTAACCTCTCAAGATCTTGTGATGATTGGCAGTACCTAGGTATATATTGTCTTTTATTGCTTCTCAAGGACCAAAATACTAGGCACAAAGTTATTGATGTTGATAGTGTTGATGTTGTTTCATGTCTTGTTGATTTGGTTGAACTTAGAAGACTTGGTGATAAATCAAACGTTGGTGAGACCATCACCAAGGTGCTAGTGCAACTTTTTGAACATAATAAATTTGCTACGAATCTTATCTCTTTGGACTCGAAGATTGAGAGGAAGAATAAGGAGAGAGTAATGTCGGAGTTAgaattgaaagaaaaaatggtTAGGGCGAAGTTGATAAAGAAAGAAGGGAATAAAATGTTTAGTTTGGGAAAGGTTGAAGAAGCTTTATTGAAATATTGTGAAGCACTTGAAGTTTGTCCATTGAGGTATAGAAATGAAAGAATGGTGATTTATAGTAACAAAGCTCAGTGTTATTTGTTTCTTAAAGATCCAGATTCTGCTATAAGTGATTCTACGCGTGCTCTTTGTTTATGTAATCCAGCAAATACACATGGGAAAAGTCTTTGGAGAAGATCACAAGCTTATGATATGAAAGGAATGGCAAAAGAGAGTGTTATGGATTGTATAATGTTTATGAATGCTTTTGTTAAGTCAAATGAATACAAAAGTGTTAAGGTTCCTTATCATGTTGCTAGGATGTTTTGTAAACAAATGGATGACACGTGGCTCTTTAGGAATGCTCGTTCAAAGATAAAGTCAAAGGTAATAGAGAAGATTGATGTCTCAATGGTGGAAAACAATTGTGAAATGGAAGGTGGTTATGAGAGTGAAAATGAGAGCAACTATGGAGACCAAACCTATGATGATAAGAAGAATTTCATGGCAG GTTTGTGTACCATAATGGAAGAACCTTTTGATGGGAAAGAAGGTAGAAGGAGAAAGATGGAAAGAGCAAGAAGGAGATTAAAGAAAAGTGTTGTTGTAACTCGATTAGCGTAA